TTTCTGAGTCCAGCTTCTAGCAGTGGACTCATACTTTATTCTATCAGTCTTGCACATATGAGCAATCTCAGGCACAAGAGGGTCATCAGGATTTGGATCTGTTAGCAATGAACATATTGACAGCAGCACCTGCATAAAATCATTAGCTTTAACAATCAGCATTTATACAACATATCATATCATgaaacagaacaagaaaaatatatCCATGCATGCATTACCTTGGATATGGTAAGAGCAGGACTCCATTGTTCTTTCAGTATATCTAGACAAATATTGCCATTACTGTTTATGTTGGGATGGAATACCTTGGTCCTGAATGCAACCTGCAAAAAGTtcacaattttttatattaatcagATTCATTcaaccttttattatttattgttcatCCACTTCCCACAGAAAGGACTAATCCTTTTAAGGTTAAGCCTATAGTATAAGACTCCATACATACTGCCaatgatccaaccctttatgaTAAAATAAAGTTATAAACATGTTTTGTAATGAAAGTTACCCTTCTGATTAAAGCtgctttgaatttaaaataagctAATCAAAACACAGTGCATATATATAAGTGAATAGAGAAATGATATTTGAActacttttttatatatttcttttgtaTACGGTATACCTTCTTTTTATGgtataaaatacaatttttttttatcttctctgACATTTTATCaatcattttcaaaactaaA
The genomic region above belongs to Arachis duranensis cultivar V14167 chromosome 3, aradu.V14167.gnm2.J7QH, whole genome shotgun sequence and contains:
- the LOC107476567 gene encoding ubiquitin-conjugating enzyme E2 28; translated protein: MASKRILKELKDLQRDPPTSCSAGPVGEDMFHWQATIIGPNDSPYAGGVFLVTIHFPPDYPFKPPKVAFRTKVFHPNINSNGNICLDILKEQWSPALTISKVLLSICSLLTDPNPDDPLVPEIAHMCKTDRIKYESTARSWTQKYAMG